The region GCTATACGGTTAATAATAAAAACCTGCGGAAGCAGAGCAAGCAGGTTGTTAAACCACGGAGACACAGAGGACACGGAGAACACAGAGAAAAGATTTAGATGCTCCAGCGGAAGTAGAGCAAGGATAAACCACTGATACACATAGATGAAAAGTGTGTAATGGTGGAACGGTGAAAATGTGATAAGGTAAAGAGAAAAAATGTAGGGGCGACCAGTGGTCGCCCCTACAAATAATTTCCAGCTACTTATAAAAAGATTTTACTATATCACCTTATCACCATTCCACCTTTTCACCTTACTCAATGGCTTAAGTAATTATTTTATAATATCCTTCGGAACATCTTTGAACTTGATCTTCTCCATCACGCTATAGATGACTGGAATGATTAAGAGAGTAAAGAAAGTAGCTGTGATCAAACCACCAATCACCGTCAAAGCCATTGGTACTTTTATCTCGGAACCTTCCTGTGTACTCAAAGCCATCGGCAGCATACCCATCATAGTTGTGATCGCGGTTATCAAAACCGGTCTTATCCTATCAGATCCTGCCTGTAAAATGGCTTGATGTTCTTCCATACCACCGCGGCGTAACTGGTTTGTATGGTCTATTAGAACGATCCCGTTGTTAACAACAATTCCAGCGAGAATGATACCTCCGATAAAACTTGCCACCGATAGGGTTATACCGGTAAGAAAGAGAGTATACATTACTCCGATAGCAGCCAGAGGGATAGTAAACATCACCACAAAGGGCTGTCTAAGAGATTCAAATTGAGATGCCATAACGAGATATACGAGAATGATCGCCAAAGCGAGAGCTAAGCCAAGCGTTTTGAACGCTTCCTGCATATCCTGATAAGTACCACCAAAGACGACAAAATAACCTGCCGGTAGATCATCTATGATATCTTGTATTTCATTTCTAATAGAAGTTACTACTCCGCCAACATTACGTGTTCCGGTGATGTCGGCAGATACAGTGACTTTACGGGTTTGATTTTCTCTATCAATTTTAACGGGACCTTCCGAATATTCAATAGTAGCTATTTGATGCAGAGGTATATTATATCCAAAAGGGGTAGTAATAGCGAGTTGTAAAATATCTGCTTCAGTACGGCGATATTCTTCGTCCATACGGACTCTGATATCTATTTCTTCTCCTGCCCGTCGAAAAACACCGGCAAAACTGCCTAAGGTTGCGGTGTTGATAGTAGAAGCTATCTGATTGGTTGTTAGACCATAATGGGAAGCTTTCTGTTTATCGATAACAATATGAGCTTCCGGTTTACCTTCTCGCATAGTATTGGTCACATCAGTGACATGCTGAACTCCTGTTATGCGGTTTTCAATGTTGTGAGCTATCGTGGTTAGCTGATCTAGATCCCTGCCAAATATCTTTATCTCAATAGGTGTTGATGTACCACCCATCATCTCGGCAGTAGAAAAGAAATGGTAATCTCCACCTTCGATGTGGGGAAGACGTGCTCTGATAAGTTCTCTTATCTCCTCAAAAGATAGACGACGATGTTGTTGTTCTAATAATCTGCCAAAGATCTGGGCTTCATTGACATCTTGGGGATTAGTAGGGTCCATAGCGCCCTCTTCCATCGGACCGATGATAGAAACAACATTTTTAACCCCTTCTGTATCCAAATATACCTGCTCGATCTGTCTGACTACATTGTCGGTCTCATCTAAAGTTGTGCCGATAGGCATTTTCAGATTCATTATCAAGAACGGTGTATCCTGTGATGGCATAAACTCAGTTCCGATAAAGATCAGGAGTAAGAAAGAGGTAAAAAAGAGGATCGCTACAATGGTTAAAGTAGCTACACGATGCCTCAGTAGATAATTTAGGATATTAAGATAGTGTTTCTTGAACTTTTCAAAGAGCTGTTTTGACTTCAATACAGGAGATTCTGTGGTAGTGTTCATTTTGAAAATGAAGGAAGCTATAACAGGTACAATAGTCAAAGCCACAAAGAGAGAAGCAAAGAGAGAGAAGGCAACTGTTAATGCCAAACCACGCACTAAGATACCGGTCATCCCTTCGCTAAAAACCATGGGGAAGAAGACGGCTACTGTTGTAAGAGTCGAAGCAGTGATAGCCATACCAACCTCTGTTGCTCCTATCTTAGCTGCTTCGATTCGTGATTTGCCCATTTCCAAATGTCGGTAGATATTCTCGATCACTACGATAGAGTTATCTACCAGCATACCGACCCCTAACGCCAAACCACCTATAGTCATCAGGTTAAGAGAGAATTTTGCTAAATATAGAGCGACAAAGGTTGCTATGACCGAGATAGGAATTGCCAGTGATATTGCCAATGTCGGTCGCCAATTGCGGAGGAAGAGAAACATGATCAGAATAGCTAGAATTCCTCCAACGATCAGATTCGATGCTGCACCAGTAGTGACATTCTTAATAGGTAAACCAAGATCCATGATCTCATGAAAGACTATCTGATCTCCATAATCTGTATGTATGTTCTCAACTTCATCTTTTATGCGATTAGACACTGTAAGAGTATTGGCTCCGGACTCTTTGGAAATCCATAAATAAGCAGTTGGTTGGACATTCGTGCGGATCATATAACGTTTTTCTTTAAACCCTTCCACTACTCTCGCAACGTCTTTTATATAAACAACCTGACCTGTCTGAGTCAATCTTATCGGTGTATTGCGGATCTCATCCAAATCTTCATATTGAGCTACTGTCCGGAGCAAATACTCATTTTTGCGACTGCTGATATAACCTGCTGCCATGTTAACATTACTTGCTCCTACAGCCATAATAATCTCACTCAAAGAAATACCGTAAAACTCCAGACGGTTCTTATCGACTATGATCTGTTTCTCTACTTCTTCGCCACCCATTACATTAACTGCTGCTACACCTGTTAGCTGCTTCAAACGCGTAGATATTTCATCGTCCAGCACCTTACGTAGATCATACCCACTCATTTGACCCGTTACACCGTAACTGAGAACCGGCATTTGACCTAAATCGAACTTGAATACAAGTGGTTTAGAAGCATCGCGGGGAAGATATCCTGTTATCTGTTCTACTGCATCACGCAGATCCTGAGCAGCAAAGTCGAGATTTATACCCCAATTGAACTCAACCATTACTAAGGAAAAACTTTCTGTGCTTTGCGAGGAGTATGTTTTGATATCTTTGACAGTAGCAATTGCCTGTTCTATTGGTCTGGTTATGGTCTCTTCTATATCTTCCGGCGAAGCTCCCTGATAAGTCGTCAGGATCGTAATGATCGGGAAATCCATATCAGGCAGCAGTTCCAACCCTAATCTTGATAATGATAAACCGCCTAATATGATGATCAAAACGGTCATCATCATAATAGTAACTCTGCGGTTAACCGAAAATTCAGCTATTCTCATCTCTATCCTCTATTAGCTTATAAGAACGTTAATCGATAATATTTACAGGATATCTGTCCGAAAGACCTATATTTCCTAAGATTATAACCTGTTCACCCTCAGCTATACCGCTTAAGATGGCTACCTCTTCATTTGTGGAAATCCCGGTTGTAACAACTTTTCTATGGGCAATATTATTAGATACCGTATAGACAATATTGCTGTTTACTATTGCTTCCTGAGGTATTACAATGGCATCTTTCGCTTCATCTGTAGCGACAAAAATTCTGGCAAACTGGTTATGACGAAGGTGATCGCTTTTATCTTCAATGATTATTTCACAACGGAAAGTTCCGGTAAATTGATCCGCTTCAGTGGAGATAAAACTGATCCTGCCATTTATAAGCTTATCAGGTATAACATCAACTTGAATGGTGGCTTTCATTCCTGTAGATGTCTTGGCAAAATCTCTGTCCGACAGATAAGTAACTGCCTTCATTTCGTCTAAAGAGAGTAATCTGATCAAATAGGGACTCATCATAGAGTTATAGTTTTCACCCTCTTTGACAGAGATAGCGGTGATCTTGCCGTCTATGGGAGCTTTAATTCTGGTGTTCTCTAAAGTGTATTCATAATTACTCTTAGCTATTTCGTAAGCAGTCCGCATCTCTTCATAAGTTTTCTGATCAATAGCATCGTTCCGATAGAGTCCGGACATTCTCTGATAATTTCTTTCGATATTTTGAAAGTTCTGCTCTGCTTGGATAAGATTGACATTCTGCATCTCAACTAATAGATCACCCTTTTTGACAATACTACCTTCTCTTTGATGAATCTTCTCAACTCTCAAAGGGAGTGACGGAGAGATGTTAACGTAAGAAACCGCTTCTATTCTGCCGGTAGTATGGATGCCACTATAGAGATCCTTCCGTACTGCTGTAGCTACTCTGACATTTCTTTCAGCCAGCTCTGTCGTATCGTTATTATTGATAGAAGTATCTTCTTGAGAACAACTCATAAAGAACAATATAGGCAACAGCAAAGTAATTATAAGAAAAATCTTTTTCATTTAACCTCCTTCAAGGTCGTATATTTATTCAATTCATAGCGGGTTATGATAAAATCATAATAAGAAGCGATTAAATTGGTTTCGGCACTGATCAACATCGTATCGGCATCTAAAAGGTCACTGCTGGTCAATAAACCCTGTTCGAAGAGATTACTTAAGATGTCATAATTCTCCCGGGCATAATCTAACGCTAATTTATTACTTTCGATCTTCATAGCATTGATGATCAATTGGCGGGAAAGTCTTCGCGTCTCAAGTCTCATATAATCTTCCAGAGCTGAGGTGGCATATTCTACCTCTCTTTTTTCATTTCTTGCTCTCTGCAGATTAGTGTAATTAGCACCGCCACGGAAGAGAGGAAAAGATAAGACAGCTGCCAGATTCCAGTTACGATCTCCTGATAGATCGAGTTTATCATCATTCTCTAATTCATAAGTGAACTGTAAGTTCAAAGAGGGTAAAAAATTACCCTTCGATATCGTGTACTGTTTATCCATCAGCTTTCTGGTCAATTCGATATTTTGCATCTCAGGATTATACTTCTCGAGATCCTTTACATTATCAATGATAAATCCCTCTATTTGAGTTTCGTTGAGAGTATTATAATGATCGATCAGTTCGTCATACTTAGATAGATCTATCTCTAAAGGACGGTAAGCTTTACCGGTCATACCCATCATGTTATTCCAGAGTTCGAGAATGATCTCAATATTGTCATAAACCTCTCTACTAGAAGCGAGATACTCCTGTAATCGAACTTGCCATTGCAGGACATCGGATTGTCTTGCCATACCCTGTTCCTGCAGCTGTCTTACTCTTTCCAGATGAGATTCTACGGATGTCATGCTTTTATCAATAATGAAATACATATCCTTGAGCTTCAAGATATTGAAATATGCCTCAGCTACTCTCTGAGAAACATCATACTGCTTGCTTTCCAAAGCATTGTCTGCCTGCTGTCTGGCTAAACGAGAGATCTGATAAACTAAGAGGATCTTACCGCCATTAAAGATCGGTTGCTGGACAGTAAAATTAGTACGATAAGTGGTACGGTGTATGCCATTCATTGCTCCTGCAGAGAAGGGGATATAATCACCTGTCGGTAGATGATTAGGACCGAAAACAGGAATCTGAAACATCTCTGTTGCCCTATCATAAGTTTTATCATCGATACGAACCGCTGTTGCATTGAAGTATGCCTGGGGAAAGAAGTTGCTCAGGGTGTTATATTGCGACCAGTACGCTGCTCTTGCCCCTTTCTCCTGTGCCTGTAGTTCCTTATTGTTCTCTAAAGCAACTTCTATGCTCTCATCCAAACTTAAAGGTATGGAAGCAATTAGCATAGTAATATTTACTAAGAATAACAGTATTATCAGAGCTAGTTTCATCACTCTTCTCCTTAATGAAAAGAATTTGTTTAAAAACTATAAAACGGAGTCATTTGTCAATATGTTTCTATAAGATAAAGAGCAAGAAAGAATTATTTCAAGACTGTGTTAGTTTCTGATGTTCGATCATTTTATTGATCTTTTTCATCTCTCTGAGCAGAAAGAAAGTGGTCAAAAGGGTCGCTCCTATATCAGAAAAGGGTGCAGAGAGCCAGACACCATCTAAACCCCACAAATAGGGGAGAAGCAGAACAAAGGGTAAAAACAGGATAACCTGACGTGATAGGGTGAGGAACATTGCCATCAAGGGTTTACCCGTAGCTTGGAAATAACTCGTGGATACTATCTGGAAACCAATAACCGGTAACATCATAAGGAACAATCTGATACCGTGTGAGCCAATGGCAATTAATTCCTGATTATCTTTACTGAAGAAAGAAACCAGTTGTGTAGGAAAGAACATT is a window of Candidatus Cloacimonadota bacterium DNA encoding:
- a CDS encoding efflux RND transporter permease subunit; the protein is MRIAEFSVNRRVTIMMMTVLIIILGGLSLSRLGLELLPDMDFPIITILTTYQGASPEDIEETITRPIEQAIATVKDIKTYSSQSTESFSLVMVEFNWGINLDFAAQDLRDAVEQITGYLPRDASKPLVFKFDLGQMPVLSYGVTGQMSGYDLRKVLDDEISTRLKQLTGVAAVNVMGGEEVEKQIIVDKNRLEFYGISLSEIIMAVGASNVNMAAGYISSRKNEYLLRTVAQYEDLDEIRNTPIRLTQTGQVVYIKDVARVVEGFKEKRYMIRTNVQPTAYLWISKESGANTLTVSNRIKDEVENIHTDYGDQIVFHEIMDLGLPIKNVTTGAASNLIVGGILAILIMFLFLRNWRPTLAISLAIPISVIATFVALYLAKFSLNLMTIGGLALGVGMLVDNSIVVIENIYRHLEMGKSRIEAAKIGATEVGMAITASTLTTVAVFFPMVFSEGMTGILVRGLALTVAFSLFASLFVALTIVPVIASFIFKMNTTTESPVLKSKQLFEKFKKHYLNILNYLLRHRVATLTIVAILFFTSFLLLIFIGTEFMPSQDTPFLIMNLKMPIGTTLDETDNVVRQIEQVYLDTEGVKNVVSIIGPMEEGAMDPTNPQDVNEAQIFGRLLEQQHRRLSFEEIRELIRARLPHIEGGDYHFFSTAEMMGGTSTPIEIKIFGRDLDQLTTIAHNIENRITGVQHVTDVTNTMREGKPEAHIVIDKQKASHYGLTTNQIASTINTATLGSFAGVFRRAGEEIDIRVRMDEEYRRTEADILQLAITTPFGYNIPLHQIATIEYSEGPVKIDRENQTRKVTVSADITGTRNVGGVVTSIRNEIQDIIDDLPAGYFVVFGGTYQDMQEAFKTLGLALALAIILVYLVMASQFESLRQPFVVMFTIPLAAIGVMYTLFLTGITLSVASFIGGIILAGIVVNNGIVLIDHTNQLRRGGMEEHQAILQAGSDRIRPVLITAITTMMGMLPMALSTQEGSEIKVPMALTVIGGLITATFFTLLIIPVIYSVMEKIKFKDVPKDIIK
- a CDS encoding efflux RND transporter periplasmic adaptor subunit, with translation MKKIFLIITLLLPILFFMSCSQEDTSINNNDTTELAERNVRVATAVRKDLYSGIHTTGRIEAVSYVNISPSLPLRVEKIHQREGSIVKKGDLLVEMQNVNLIQAEQNFQNIERNYQRMSGLYRNDAIDQKTYEEMRTAYEIAKSNYEYTLENTRIKAPIDGKITAISVKEGENYNSMMSPYLIRLLSLDEMKAVTYLSDRDFAKTSTGMKATIQVDVIPDKLINGRISFISTEADQFTGTFRCEIIIEDKSDHLRHNQFARIFVATDEAKDAIVIPQEAIVNSNIVYTVSNNIAHRKVVTTGISTNEEVAILSGIAEGEQVIILGNIGLSDRYPVNIID
- a CDS encoding TolC family protein; amino-acid sequence: MKLALIILLFLVNITMLIASIPLSLDESIEVALENNKELQAQEKGARAAYWSQYNTLSNFFPQAYFNATAVRIDDKTYDRATEMFQIPVFGPNHLPTGDYIPFSAGAMNGIHRTTYRTNFTVQQPIFNGGKILLVYQISRLARQQADNALESKQYDVSQRVAEAYFNILKLKDMYFIIDKSMTSVESHLERVRQLQEQGMARQSDVLQWQVRLQEYLASSREVYDNIEIILELWNNMMGMTGKAYRPLEIDLSKYDELIDHYNTLNETQIEGFIIDNVKDLEKYNPEMQNIELTRKLMDKQYTISKGNFLPSLNLQFTYELENDDKLDLSGDRNWNLAAVLSFPLFRGGANYTNLQRARNEKREVEYATSALEDYMRLETRRLSRQLIINAMKIESNKLALDYARENYDILSNLFEQGLLTSSDLLDADTMLISAETNLIASYYDFIITRYELNKYTTLKEVK